From the Xiphophorus maculatus strain JP 163 A chromosome 20, X_maculatus-5.0-male, whole genome shotgun sequence genome, one window contains:
- the LOC102226122 gene encoding zinc finger protein 362-like isoform X1: MAEPRFNNPYFWPPPPSMPGQLDNLVLINKIKEQLMAEKIRPPHLPAVSAASQQPLMSPSGQAEGSQHGMSKAQQGSGLHSPSPSQPDIALHARPASSSVTGRILGDVNLNLDDKAALKARGLWEDWHLRQLIDHPSRTNHVSGVALASRTGNLSTSEIITPTTPTSSSHSRLGGAPTPHLISGLAGSHGIEPGKTNGGFVGLLGPPPKQERGRKKIKAENGSSLLVVPYPILASGNDQSCVTITTKEGKTYRCKVCPLTFFSKSDMQIHSKTHTEAKAHKCPHCTKTFANASYLAQHLRIHLGLKPYRCSYCERCFRQLSHLQQHTRIHTGDRPYKCLHPGCEKAFTQLSNLQSHQRQHNKDKPFKCSNCFRAYSDSASLQIHLSVHAIKNAKAYCCSMCGRAYTSETYLMKHMPKHAMVEHVMSHHSPQNRTGSPNIPIRISLI; this comes from the exons ATGGCTGAACCGCGCTTTAACAATCCCTACTTTtggcctcctcctccttctaTGCCTGGCCAG CTGGATAACCTAGTCTTGATCAATAAAATCAAGGAGCAGCTGATGGCGGAGAAGATCCGGCCGCCACACCTGCCCGCCGTTTCGGCCGCCTCCCAGCAGCCTCTGATGTCTCCGTCGGGCCAGGCCGAAGGCAGCCAGCACGGGATGTCCAAAGCTCAGCAGGGGTCCGGGCTGCACAGTCCAAGCCCGTCGCAGCCTGACATCGCCCTGCATGCCCGCCCTGCCTCCAGCTCTGTCACAG GTCGTATCCTTGGAGATGTGAACTTGAATTTGGACGACAAGGCGGCTCTGAAAGCCCGGGGTCTGTGGGAGGACTGGCACCTGCGCCAGCTCATAGACCATCCCTCCAGAACAAACCACGTCTCAG GTGTGGCACTGGCATCCAGAACTGGGAACCTCAGCACTTCGGAGATAATAACCCCAACAACACCCACCTCAAGCAGCCACAGCCGACTGGGTGGAGCCCCCACCCCTCACCTCATCTCAGGGTTAGCCGGCAGCCACGGGATTGAGCCGGGGAAGACCAACGGGGGCTTTGTGGGTCTCCTCGGCCCGCCTCCGAAGCAGGAACGGGGGCGCAAGAAGATCAAGGCCGAGAACGGCTCGTCGCTTTTGGTGGTTCCGTACCCGATCCTGGCCTCGGGCAACGACCAGTCCTGCGTCACCATCACCACTAAAGAGGGTAAAACCTACAG GTGTAAAGTTTGTCCCCTGACCTTCTTCTCCAAGTCCGACATGCAAATTCACTCCAAAACGCACACAGAGGCGAAAGCCCACAAGTGTCCTCACTGCACCAAGACGTTTGCGAACGCCTCGTACCTGGCCCAGCATCTGCGCATCCACCTGGGCCTCAAGCCGTACCGCTGCTCCTACTGTGAAAGATGCTTCCGCCAGCTCTCCCACCTGCAGCAGCACACCAG aaTCCACACAGGTGACCGACCCTATAAATGCCTCCATCCAGGATGTGAGAAAGCTTTTACGCAACTCTCTAATTTGCAG TCTCACCAGAGGCAGCACAACAAGGACAAGCCCTTCAAATGCTCCAACTGTTTCCGTGCCTACTCAGACTCGGCCTCGCTGCAGATCCACCTCTCTGTACACGCCATCAAGAACGCCAAGGCCTACTGCTGCAGCATGTGCGGCCGGGCGTACACCTCA GAGACGTACCTCATGAAGCACATGCCGAAACACGCGATGGTGGAGCACGTCATGTCCCATCATTCCCCTCAGAATAGGACAGGTTCTCCCAATATTCCCATTCGGATCTCCCTCATCTGA
- the LOC111605797 gene encoding uncharacterized protein LOC111605797, which translates to MDGVLEGAVVLSACKLVCNFLVLPSLAASHSPVSFCCCSLLIFTDFLVTAFLSFLCVLKSWLTELNPPGDVIALRFLLFLSHTYRAVLLLTTFLIATETLIRLLWPHAAADSRTIFCNDEEEEDGSVSDEGESLPQVVGFFCCLSVWIAVAFSVRWHWKLEEGWTAACLDKTDSLIRCLPNLFSPMHRVMDHYWSVAFLVLLGLLLTVSTGLQRRNQTSAEPKRTQDGAAPATFKPLHPEMFTPKCVDGDIPLISHGCLSEKMGRQEVKRTQKHVYLDLVRGQSLDSNQTHLSRREQWGFPSLEENTVIAFVSVLCMFMLPFYLSVNTCLIRTIDSLLNGCIKSLLSSVSNSRDTASSLRVSQV; encoded by the exons ATGGATGGTGTGTTGGAAGGAGCGGTGGTGTTGTCTGCGTGTAAACTGGTCTGCAATTTTCTCGTCCTGCCGTCTCTGGCTGCGTCCCACAGTCCTGTCAGCTTCTGTTGCTGCTCCCTCTTGATTTTCACAGACTTCCTGGTCACAG CTTTCCTGAGTTTCCTTTGCGTCTTGAAGTCCTGGCTGACTGAGCTGAACCCACCAGGTGATGTCATCGCCCTGCGTTTCCTGCTCTTCCTCAGCCACACCTACAGAGCCGTGCTGCTCCTCACCACGTTTCTGATCGCTACGGAGACCCTGATCAGGTTGCTGTGGCCACACGCTGCAGCTGATTCCCGGACAATTTTCTGTaatgatgaggaggaagaggacggcAGCGTCTCGGATGAAGGCGAAAGCTTGCCACAGGTGGTGGGTTTCTTCTGCTGCCTGTCGGTGTGGATCGCCGTGGCGTTCAGTGTCCGGTGGCACTGGAAGCTGGAGGAAGGGTGGACGGCTGCTTGTCTGGACAAAACCGACTCTCTCATCAGATGTCTTCCTAACCTCTTCAGTCCCATGCACAGAGTCATGGATCACTACTGGAGCGTGGCCTTCCTGGTTCTCCTCGGGCTGCTGCTGACCGTCAGCACGGGCCTGCAGAGGAGAAACCAGACTTCTGCAGAACCAAAGAGAACACAGGATGGAGCGGCGCCTGCAACCTTCAAGCCGCTTCATCCAGAAATGTTTACCCCAAAGTGTGTTGATGGAGACATTCCCCTCATCTCCCATGGCTGCTTGTCTGAAAAGATGGGAAGACAGGAGGTCAAGAGGACTCAGAAACACGTTTACCTGGATTTAGTCAGAGGGCAGAGCTTGGATTCAAATCAAACCCACCTGAGCAGACGGGAACAGTGGGGTTTTCCAAGCCTGGAGGAGAATACAGTAATAGCGTTTGTTAGCGTGCTTTGCATGTTCATGCTTCCCTTCTACCTCAGTGTGAACACTTGTCTAATCAGGACAATAGA
- the LOC102226122 gene encoding zinc finger protein 362-like isoform X2 encodes MAEPRFNNPYFWPPPPSMPGQEQLMAEKIRPPHLPAVSAASQQPLMSPSGQAEGSQHGMSKAQQGSGLHSPSPSQPDIALHARPASSSVTGRILGDVNLNLDDKAALKARGLWEDWHLRQLIDHPSRTNHVSGVALASRTGNLSTSEIITPTTPTSSSHSRLGGAPTPHLISGLAGSHGIEPGKTNGGFVGLLGPPPKQERGRKKIKAENGSSLLVVPYPILASGNDQSCVTITTKEGKTYRCKVCPLTFFSKSDMQIHSKTHTEAKAHKCPHCTKTFANASYLAQHLRIHLGLKPYRCSYCERCFRQLSHLQQHTRIHTGDRPYKCLHPGCEKAFTQLSNLQSHQRQHNKDKPFKCSNCFRAYSDSASLQIHLSVHAIKNAKAYCCSMCGRAYTSETYLMKHMPKHAMVEHVMSHHSPQNRTGSPNIPIRISLI; translated from the exons ATGGCTGAACCGCGCTTTAACAATCCCTACTTTtggcctcctcctccttctaTGCCTGGCCAG GAGCAGCTGATGGCGGAGAAGATCCGGCCGCCACACCTGCCCGCCGTTTCGGCCGCCTCCCAGCAGCCTCTGATGTCTCCGTCGGGCCAGGCCGAAGGCAGCCAGCACGGGATGTCCAAAGCTCAGCAGGGGTCCGGGCTGCACAGTCCAAGCCCGTCGCAGCCTGACATCGCCCTGCATGCCCGCCCTGCCTCCAGCTCTGTCACAG GTCGTATCCTTGGAGATGTGAACTTGAATTTGGACGACAAGGCGGCTCTGAAAGCCCGGGGTCTGTGGGAGGACTGGCACCTGCGCCAGCTCATAGACCATCCCTCCAGAACAAACCACGTCTCAG GTGTGGCACTGGCATCCAGAACTGGGAACCTCAGCACTTCGGAGATAATAACCCCAACAACACCCACCTCAAGCAGCCACAGCCGACTGGGTGGAGCCCCCACCCCTCACCTCATCTCAGGGTTAGCCGGCAGCCACGGGATTGAGCCGGGGAAGACCAACGGGGGCTTTGTGGGTCTCCTCGGCCCGCCTCCGAAGCAGGAACGGGGGCGCAAGAAGATCAAGGCCGAGAACGGCTCGTCGCTTTTGGTGGTTCCGTACCCGATCCTGGCCTCGGGCAACGACCAGTCCTGCGTCACCATCACCACTAAAGAGGGTAAAACCTACAG GTGTAAAGTTTGTCCCCTGACCTTCTTCTCCAAGTCCGACATGCAAATTCACTCCAAAACGCACACAGAGGCGAAAGCCCACAAGTGTCCTCACTGCACCAAGACGTTTGCGAACGCCTCGTACCTGGCCCAGCATCTGCGCATCCACCTGGGCCTCAAGCCGTACCGCTGCTCCTACTGTGAAAGATGCTTCCGCCAGCTCTCCCACCTGCAGCAGCACACCAG aaTCCACACAGGTGACCGACCCTATAAATGCCTCCATCCAGGATGTGAGAAAGCTTTTACGCAACTCTCTAATTTGCAG TCTCACCAGAGGCAGCACAACAAGGACAAGCCCTTCAAATGCTCCAACTGTTTCCGTGCCTACTCAGACTCGGCCTCGCTGCAGATCCACCTCTCTGTACACGCCATCAAGAACGCCAAGGCCTACTGCTGCAGCATGTGCGGCCGGGCGTACACCTCA GAGACGTACCTCATGAAGCACATGCCGAAACACGCGATGGTGGAGCACGTCATGTCCCATCATTCCCCTCAGAATAGGACAGGTTCTCCCAATATTCCCATTCGGATCTCCCTCATCTGA